The following coding sequences lie in one Rutidosis leptorrhynchoides isolate AG116_Rl617_1_P2 chromosome 4, CSIRO_AGI_Rlap_v1, whole genome shotgun sequence genomic window:
- the LOC139845403 gene encoding uncharacterized protein isoform X1 — MLSLDTVIDLKKGKNIENISDKTLDEIKSFHSSSVTKAAEMAAGFTNMLSGISPDNIVQRTDGKLDSLHSEGVHRLSEMCCIAVSQLLILGKSVIQYANKPQDAVDDDEDIVKLDWPEDCIEKAKTIRMKTQLMTEYLEAVAVSFVTGISDVAETYAAAIKSAATADSNEVVPEEKSVEGKVELYSEDLNVNRTTAVGKIQDGLHFLAYVVFSNSMPAA; from the exons ATGTTGAGTTTAGAC ACTGTAATTGATCTAAAAAAAGGAAAGAATATTGAGAATATATCTGATAAAACTCTTGATGAAATCAAGAGTTTTCACAGTTCAAGTGTCACTAAGGCTGCAGAAATGGCTGCGGG GTTTACAAATATGTTATCGGGAATATCCCCAGATAATATTGTTCAAAGAACTGATGGCAAACTTGATTCTCTTCACTCTGAGGGTGTTCAT AGACTTTCAGAAATGTGCTGCATTGCGGTTTCTCAACTTCTGATTCTTGGGAAATCGGTTATTCAATATGCTAACAAACCCCAAGATgctgttgatgatgatgaagatattgTTAAACTTGACTGGCCTGAGGATTGTATTGAAAAAGCTAAAACTATAAGAATGAAAACTCAATTAATGACCGAATATCTTGAGGCAGTtgcagtcagttttgtcacag GCATATCAGATGTAGCAGAAACGTATGCAGCAGCCATAAAATCTGCTGCTACTGCTGATTCAAATGAAGTTGTACCAGAAGAGAAATCAGTTGAAGGTAAAGTGGAGTTGTATTCTGAAGATCTAAATGTTAATCGGACCACAGCTGTTGGTAAAATCCAGGATGGCCTTCATTTCTTGGCATATGTTGTTTTTTCAAATTCGATGCCTGCTGCTTAG
- the LOC139845403 gene encoding uncharacterized protein isoform X3: MAAGFTNMLSGISPDNIVQRTDGKLDSLHSEGVHRLSEMCCIAVSQLLILGKSVIQYANKPQDAVDDDEDIVKLDWPEDCIEKAKTIRMKTQLMTEYLEAVAVSFVTGISDVAETYAAAIKSAATADSNEVVPEEKSVEGKVELYSEDLNVNRTTAVGKIQDGLHFLAYVVFSNSMPAA, translated from the exons ATGGCTGCGGG GTTTACAAATATGTTATCGGGAATATCCCCAGATAATATTGTTCAAAGAACTGATGGCAAACTTGATTCTCTTCACTCTGAGGGTGTTCAT AGACTTTCAGAAATGTGCTGCATTGCGGTTTCTCAACTTCTGATTCTTGGGAAATCGGTTATTCAATATGCTAACAAACCCCAAGATgctgttgatgatgatgaagatattgTTAAACTTGACTGGCCTGAGGATTGTATTGAAAAAGCTAAAACTATAAGAATGAAAACTCAATTAATGACCGAATATCTTGAGGCAGTtgcagtcagttttgtcacag GCATATCAGATGTAGCAGAAACGTATGCAGCAGCCATAAAATCTGCTGCTACTGCTGATTCAAATGAAGTTGTACCAGAAGAGAAATCAGTTGAAGGTAAAGTGGAGTTGTATTCTGAAGATCTAAATGTTAATCGGACCACAGCTGTTGGTAAAATCCAGGATGGCCTTCATTTCTTGGCATATGTTGTTTTTTCAAATTCGATGCCTGCTGCTTAG
- the LOC139845403 gene encoding uncharacterized protein isoform X2 — translation MNDIARPGKNIENISDKTLDEIKSFHSSSVTKAAEMAAGFTNMLSGISPDNIVQRTDGKLDSLHSEGVHRLSEMCCIAVSQLLILGKSVIQYANKPQDAVDDDEDIVKLDWPEDCIEKAKTIRMKTQLMTEYLEAVAVSFVTGISDVAETYAAAIKSAATADSNEVVPEEKSVEGKVELYSEDLNVNRTTAVGKIQDGLHFLAYVVFSNSMPAA, via the exons ATGAATGACATAGCACGTCCAG GAAAGAATATTGAGAATATATCTGATAAAACTCTTGATGAAATCAAGAGTTTTCACAGTTCAAGTGTCACTAAGGCTGCAGAAATGGCTGCGGG GTTTACAAATATGTTATCGGGAATATCCCCAGATAATATTGTTCAAAGAACTGATGGCAAACTTGATTCTCTTCACTCTGAGGGTGTTCAT AGACTTTCAGAAATGTGCTGCATTGCGGTTTCTCAACTTCTGATTCTTGGGAAATCGGTTATTCAATATGCTAACAAACCCCAAGATgctgttgatgatgatgaagatattgTTAAACTTGACTGGCCTGAGGATTGTATTGAAAAAGCTAAAACTATAAGAATGAAAACTCAATTAATGACCGAATATCTTGAGGCAGTtgcagtcagttttgtcacag GCATATCAGATGTAGCAGAAACGTATGCAGCAGCCATAAAATCTGCTGCTACTGCTGATTCAAATGAAGTTGTACCAGAAGAGAAATCAGTTGAAGGTAAAGTGGAGTTGTATTCTGAAGATCTAAATGTTAATCGGACCACAGCTGTTGGTAAAATCCAGGATGGCCTTCATTTCTTGGCATATGTTGTTTTTTCAAATTCGATGCCTGCTGCTTAG
- the LOC139845403 gene encoding uncharacterized protein isoform X4 codes for MLSGISPDNIVQRTDGKLDSLHSEGVHRLSEMCCIAVSQLLILGKSVIQYANKPQDAVDDDEDIVKLDWPEDCIEKAKTIRMKTQLMTEYLEAVAVSFVTGISDVAETYAAAIKSAATADSNEVVPEEKSVEGKVELYSEDLNVNRTTAVGKIQDGLHFLAYVVFSNSMPAA; via the exons ATGTTATCGGGAATATCCCCAGATAATATTGTTCAAAGAACTGATGGCAAACTTGATTCTCTTCACTCTGAGGGTGTTCAT AGACTTTCAGAAATGTGCTGCATTGCGGTTTCTCAACTTCTGATTCTTGGGAAATCGGTTATTCAATATGCTAACAAACCCCAAGATgctgttgatgatgatgaagatattgTTAAACTTGACTGGCCTGAGGATTGTATTGAAAAAGCTAAAACTATAAGAATGAAAACTCAATTAATGACCGAATATCTTGAGGCAGTtgcagtcagttttgtcacag GCATATCAGATGTAGCAGAAACGTATGCAGCAGCCATAAAATCTGCTGCTACTGCTGATTCAAATGAAGTTGTACCAGAAGAGAAATCAGTTGAAGGTAAAGTGGAGTTGTATTCTGAAGATCTAAATGTTAATCGGACCACAGCTGTTGGTAAAATCCAGGATGGCCTTCATTTCTTGGCATATGTTGTTTTTTCAAATTCGATGCCTGCTGCTTAG